A region of the Penicillium psychrofluorescens genome assembly, chromosome: 6 genome:
cattggGGTCTCTGGGATCCGGCCGGCGGTCTAAGCGCAAGGCAAACACTCGTGCCTCGAGCCGCAAGCTTGCCAAGCGTAAGATCTCGTCAAGTGGGAATGCCCAACCCGAACCGAATTGGAAGAAGGACATTGCTGCGTCGGAGGCCCCTTACGCAGCGGCCAATGCTGCAGCCCTAGCTGTTCCCTATCCAGAGATCGGTCTGCCGTCGCTTCGCGGCCTCTATCTGCACAAGTCTCTCTATCGCCGGCACCATGCCATTCGCAGAGGATGGATGAAACCGAACGTCAAGCCCCAGCATATCGCTTTCCGTGCTCACGACCGTCATGTTGTTACCTGCCTCCAGTTCGACACGGACAAAATCTTGACCGGAAGTGATGACACCAATATCAACGTGTACGACACCAAGACCGGCGCGTTGAAAGCGACCCTGGAAGGCCACGATGGTGGCGTTTGGGCTCTCGAATACTACGGCAATACCTTGGTGTCCGGATCCACCGATCGCTCGGTTCGTGTGTGGGATATCGAGCGAGCTAGATGTACCCAGGTCTTTCAAGGCCACACTTCCACCGTCCGGTGCTTGCAGATCGTTCTTCCCACTGAGGTAGGCAAGGATGAGCACGGTCGTCCCGAGATGAAGCCCAAGCAGCCGCTCATCATCACCGGGTCTCGTGATTCTAACCTGCGGGTGTGGAAGCTCCCAAAGCCTGGGGACCCTGTGTACTTCCAGAACGGAGGTCTTATGGATGATTCCGATTGTCCATACTTTGTCCGCGTCCTTACTGGTCATCAGCATTCCGTTCGTGCCATTGCAGCTCATGGCGATACTCTTGTTAGTGGCAGCTACGATTGCACGGTGAGAGTGTGGAAGATATCTACTGGGCAGGTCTTGCATACGTTGCAGGGCCACTCCATGAAGGTGTACAGCGTGGTCTTGGACCATGCGCGAAACCGCTGCATCAGTGGTGCCATGGACCACATGGTCAAAGTGTGGTCGCTGGATGACGGCTCCGTTCTGTATAACCTGGAGGGCCACACGTCTCTTGTCGGCCTTCTCGCCCTGCAGAACGACCGCCTCGTCTCAGCCGCTGCCGACTCCACCCTTCGAATCTGGGATCCTGAGAATGGCCAGTGCAAGAGCATGCTAAGCGCGCACACCGGTGCTATCACCTGCTTCCAGCATGATGGCCAAAAGGTCATCTCAGGATCGGATCGGACTTTGAAGATGTGGGACGTGAGCAATGGCGCGTGTGTGCGCGACCTGCTCACCGATCTCACCGGTGTCTGGCAGGTCAAGTTCAATGACCGGCGCTGTGTTGCGGCCGTGCAGCGTGATAACCTCACGTACATTGAGGTGAGTAACCTTGGGTCCCTAAGAAAGGATTCATGCTAACGTCTTTGCTCCCAGGTTCTCGATTTCGGCGCTGGCCGGGACGGCCTGCCCAAAAGCAGACTGGGCAAACGGACAGTCGTCAACCGGCGCGGGCGAGAGCTATTGAACAACGACAACGTCGACGACGATTCCGACTAAAACCCTCAATCCCAACACGACAAGCCAAGTGTTTCTTCTGAGCCTTACACCAGGCTGGAGGAAACTTCTCCTTTACTGCgtctccctttttctttccctctaTCTCTCTTTCGGACAACCATTTCTCCCATCCACGATACCCATCATTACGACTCTTGTCTTCCATTGGGAACCCCTTTGCATAGCGCGGTCGGCATTGTTTGGTTAAGCAGCATTACACAGAACGATGGAGGAAACAGGCGTTTGACTTGACATTGACATTgactgcttttgatttcttaCCAACATCCCCCCGAGCAAAATTATCCTCTCGATTTTTCCAGTCCCCCTTTTTGCATCTTGTCAAAGGCCTCTACTTTTCTTCGTGCACAGCTGATCTTTTATCCTTTGAATCTCGATCGAATCGACGATGATTCATTCTGGGGTTTCTTCATCTGTTCTGGTTTTATCTGCTTAATAGATTACCTGTCAATTACTGTGCGTTTATTGTTTGTGTCCATTGTATTTCTCTGGTGTCGTAGTCTTGTCCACTCCCAGTAGTCATACAGACCGAGCTTAGTTCCAATGGGGAGGGAATATCGTCTCCAGATGAGATTATGCAATATATGCCGTATAGAAGTAGATATAGGACAGAAAAGGGTGGCCCAGTCCTGCTGGGATAAACATGGTATCAAACACCAGTCCAGATGCATCATCAACAGTAGTTACGGCTCGTAGGCCGAGGAGCAGTCCCCTAAGGGAGGTAATATTGTACAATAGAGAAATGGAACGACTGGAATCCTCAGGTCAGTACAGACAGCAATGTGTGcaagaggaggaattggctCAATACCTTTGTACAGTGCGCGGTTATCAACCCTGGCATTGAAAAGTGGCCTTTGCAGGTCTATCTTTGTGCGGTCTCGTTCACGGCAAGAAGAACCGGGTAAAAGAGATATAGCCTCTCCAGGTTCAGGAGGTATCAGGAAAGCATGATGAGACTTCTGTGAGATGGATACGTACTCGATCTCACTCAGTAAGCTCACTTGGCCACTACATCCTCCCCAATCCCCGCCGCGGACAAAATGGCCCAGCGAACGGCATTCACACCCAGCGCCTGACCCGTACTAGTCAAAGTCTCAGCGCCAGCGGTGATAATTTCACCCAGGGCACCGGGTCCCTCGGAGACGCTGAAATCCGGCTGGACAACAGGCTTGAGATCACGGAGCATGCTCTGCAGCCGCTCAATGCCAGCAGTCGACACATCGAActtgagtttcttcttcttcgacagGACTTTGTCTACCTTGGATACAATGATCTGGTGTGGAATGGCATACCGCCGGAAGAGACCCAGGATATCTGCGTCGGTTTGCTTGATGCCGTGTTCGCTGTCTATAAGCAGAAACGCTCGACGGAGTCTGCAATCCAGTCAGTCAGCCATTCAGTTCCTAGAATTCTCGCACAAGATATCAATAGAGCACTACTCACTGCTTCCGACCCTGGAGGTACTTCATAATCTCCGCGCCCCATTCCGAGCGACTCGCCTTTCCATATCCCGGCATATCCAAAAGGACAACCTTATGCTCTCCGCCCTTCGTGCCCCCAATGCCAAACGCATTCATTTCTCGCGTTCGACCGGGTCTCGAAGATGTCCAGCAGATTTCCTGGCCCATGATCGCGTTCAGCAAGGAGCTCTTGCCGACATTCGACCGCCCCAGAAAGGCCACTTCAGGctccagcgaggagagcggcgTGGTGCGGAATTTGCTGGCGGACCATAGCTTGATTGGCGAGTGACGGGAGGGTGTGAAgatcttgtcggcgaagGCGAGTTGGGCCGGTTGTGGAGGTTGGGTGTCCCAGTAGTAGCATAGGTCTGTTGGGGTGAGGTCTTTAAGCTCGCGCGTgttggatggtggtggtgtggatgTTGGGAgtgaggatgtggatgaggatAGGGCTCTTGTAGAGATAGATAATCGAGTTGTAGCTGCTGCAGCTCTGGAGAGGAGCATGCTGGTCATGCTTGGGGCGCAAGGAAGGCAGTGTCGTGTTTTgcgcggaagaagatcattAGATGTGAACGATAAGATAACCAACTCGTCACCTCCAACTGCTTGCTTCCAACTCCCCGTCTCTCTCTGCCCTCTGGCGTCGCACACCATGATCAATGCCGTGCTTGTCTTCAATAACACTGGCCAGCCGCGTCTGACCAAGTTCTACACGCAGCTGGTCTGTCAACCCCCCGCgcactcttcttccacccGGCTAACCCCGCCGAACAGGACACTCAAACGCAACAATCCCTCATCGCCCAGATCTACCGTCTCGTCGCCCAGCGCCCAGCAAGCGCCTGCAATTTCCTCCCACTGCCCCCTCTGCTTTCCCGCGgcgccagctcctccgccgcccACGGCCCCTCCGATGCCCCGACCCAGATCACATACCGCACCTATGCGACcctctccttcatcatgATCTCCACCTCGACCGAGTCGCCACTAGCGCTTATAGATCTGATCCAGGTCTTTGTCGAGGCGCTGGACCGCATGTTCGAGAATGTTTGCGAGCTGGATCTGATCTTTGGATATGAGACTATGCATGCCGTTCTGGGCGAGATGATTGTTGGCGGTGTCGTTGTTGAGACGAATATCGAAAAGATTGTTGCCGGCGTGCGCAGTCAGGAGGGCTcattggggaagaggaaggctGTCCAGGCGGCGAGCACCAGTTTGGGACGGGGTGCGCTTCCTGGTCTGGGGGGCTGGCGGTAACATTGGCTGTAGCATGGCGTTTGGGTTGCTGGGGTATAGAAATTGTCTTTCAGCGGGTGGGTCCTTTCTAGTTGTATATAGCACCTTCCTGGCATATCATGTACGATTTATTATATGACTAGCTTTGAAAGTCACCCTCTAGTAGTTATAAGTGACGGTTTCCCTTTTCGGAAAACCACATCACATGATCGCACCACCCCTAACCCTAACCCAGTCACATGACGCACGGCCCACAACCACTCGTTCTTCCTTCCGTCgcttcctcttttttttcctttccttctgtcAACCGCCCAGCCCGCGCACCCCGACAACCGACAACAATGGTAAGCACTTGAACAACTTCGTTCAGCTCTAGTGAGCCTTCGACCACACACACAGCGATTATGTCGTAAGACATTTCGTCTGGCTTGAGATCGTTGTCTCGAAGCAATTCCGCCGATTGCACATCGTCTCGAAAGAGATGATGGGTAATTGGTGATGATATGGCTGGAGGCATGAATCGGGGCCCGTAACACGGCTCTGGTTCGTGTCCTCTCTAGAGTTAAAAGAAGATGCAGCATTTGGTGGACACGATCGctgatcttcttttctcaATGATAGCCTCCCAAGTCTGGAAAGAAAGCCGCTGCCATGCCTTACCCCCAGGGTAAGGCTGGTGCTAGCAAGAAGCAGGCCAAGGTTAGTTTCTTTCCATTGGGAGTGTGAGAAAAGGAGAGGTTGCTAATCATCCCCCCGCCGCAGAACCCGCTGATTGAGAAGCGCACCCGCAACTTCGGCATTGGCCAGGACATCCAGCCCAAGCGCAACCTGTCGCGCTTCGTCAAGTGGCCCGAGTATGTCCGCATGCagcgccagaagaagattctGAACATGCGCCTGAAGGTCCCCCCGGCCCTCGCGCAGTTCCAGAACACCCTGGACCGCAACACCGCTGCCCAGACCTTCAAGTTCATGGCCAAGTACCGCCCTGAgaccaagaccgagaagaaggagcgtCTGCACCAGGAGGCCACCGCCGTCtccgagggcaagaagaaggaggacgTCTCCAAGAAGCCCTACAACGTCAAGTACGGTCTCAACCACGTCGTCGGCCTggtcgagaacaagaaggcTTCCTTCGTCCTGATCGCCCACGACGTTGACCCCATTGAGCTGGTTGTCTTCCTCCCCGCTCTGTGCCGCAAGATGGGTGTTCCCTACGCCAtcgtcaagggcaaggctCGCCTGGGTACCGTTGTCCACAAGAAGGTATGCATTTTAACCCCGACCATTCCCGAGGTGACTTCTCTCTAACTCCCAACCAGACCTCCGCCGTCCTGGCTCTGACTGAGGTCCGCTccgaggacaaggccgagTTCGCCAAGCTCCTGTCCGCCGTCAAGGAGGGCTACACCGACAAGTACGAGGAGGCCCGCCGCCACTGGGGTGGTGGTATCATGGGCCCCAAGGCCAACGCTCGCactgagaagaagcgcaaggctgccgaggccgCCATCAAGGTCTAAGCCTGTTCTTTGACCTTGTGTGACGGGAATGACCCCTTACAAAAAAGCACTTTGTCTTTTTCCGGATGGGAACTCAAAGAAAGGTAGTGACCGGCTCCGAATGGCTTGTTGACGGTTGAATTTCTGTTTAGCTTAGATGGGTGGGATCGAGTCGCGGGCCCTTTTTTTATCCTGTTCTaaccaacaagaaaaaaacttttttttttctcacGAACTCCTCATATGGCCCTCATGTACCAACCTCCGCAGATACCCTTGAATGCATTTCACCCTCTTCAACTGTCTACTGTGTAGATGTAGACATAGAATAGGCAGGCATTCATCATCTGCTCGTATCTTCCCTCTATGTGACCTGCCTCGGTCGACTTTCCTAGTCAATGGTCACCATTGGCGTTGGCTGATAGGACCCTACGCATGTTACGGGGCTGCGGCAGGGGTCATGCGTAAATCTACACAAGTGGAACAACTGGTGTTCACTAGCTTCGGGGTAGACTGAGATGGCAATACGCATCACCGGTAATACAATCGTTCAGCATCTCTAACAAGGATCAGGATATACCTGCTAAGACGTGCCCGCCATACGTGGCCCGGGCCTTTCGTGGTGAGGGCACGTACGATGGGTACACCTTCCTCTGAAGCTGGTTGGAGTGCGTATTCATCACGTCTATTCTACCCGACGGACTATGCCAATGCGCTTCCACGTCACTTTTCAACTTTACTTATGATACGAATACGACCTAAAAGGGTAAGAGAGGAGTACGTACACGCATCCACCCACCTATTGCTTATGCTTCTACAAGTGGAACATATTCCTCATTTTCCAGGAGCAGTGATTTGTAGCTGGATGTTGGTTAGAGATGACCCAAAGGCCAACAAGGTATGATGCACCCTTGGTTCTCCAAGGAAAGACTGGGACGAAAATTGGCAGCTTGTAATGCTTCAGCTCACAATTTGTCAATTCTATATCCCGCCGCCCCTGTTTCAGACAAGAATTAAATCCACTTCCAAATTTAAAGAAACCCTCAAGGGACTGTCTCAAGTACACATCTTGGGATACCACGCATTGCCTGGAAATGGCAATTCACAATATACTCAATCTAGTGTCCTCCACGGAATGTGGCACCCACGTCCCCGGATTGATTAGATGTTGCTTAGCAATCCAGGCAGCCTCGGTGTCACGCCTGAGTAAGGAGTTTCTGTGCCTTCCTATTCTGGAATGACGGCCCGTGTCTTACGCCAAACTTTATGTGCAGCTCCTTTGCTGCGCCACCCTAGAGCCAGGATCTATGGCTGAGATGTGAAGGAAAGAGGTCATCTTTGTTTAATTGTGAAAGGAAGATCGCAACAGTTAGAGTGGTGATGGTATGGCGCCTTGGCTTCGTTTTCGGTGTTCAGTTCTAGAACCCCTCCGTTATCTGATCCAAGGTCCAGATGCATTTTCCTCTTCTAGCAAAGTGCCGTTTTTAACTTTCTGCGAGTAAGCTGTTGAAGCTTTTTAGTGCTGTCAGTTATTTGGAATGGAGCTTTCTCTGGTTAGCGTGACTGTGCCGACTCTTCCA
Encoded here:
- a CDS encoding uncharacterized protein (ID:PFLUO_008662-T1.cds;~source:funannotate), with the protein product MTSMLLSRAAAATTRLSISTRALSSSTSSLPTSTPPPSNTRELKDLTPTDLCYYWDTQPPQPAQLAFADKIFTPSRHSPIKLWSASKFRTTPLSSLEPEVAFLGRSNVGKSSLLNAIMGQEICWTSSRPGRTREMNAFGIGGTKGGEHKVVLLDMPGYGKASRSEWGAEIMKYLQGRKQLRRAFLLIDSEHGIKQTDADILGLFRRYAIPHQIIVSKVDKVLSKKKKLKFDVSTAGIERLQSMLRDLKPVVQPDFSVSEGPGALGEIITAGAETLTSTGQALGVNAVRWAILSAAGIGEDVVAK
- a CDS encoding uncharacterized protein (ID:PFLUO_008663-T1.cds;~source:funannotate), with the translated sequence MINAVLVFNNTGQPRLTKFYTQLDTQTQQSLIAQIYRLVAQRPASACNFLPLPPLLSRGASSSAAHGPSDAPTQITYRTYATLSFIMISTSTESPLALIDLIQVFVEALDRMFENVCELDLIFGYETMHAVLGEMIVGGVVVETNIEKIVAGVRSQEGSLGKRKAVQAASTSLGRGALPGLGGWR
- a CDS encoding uncharacterized protein (ID:PFLUO_008664-T1.cds;~source:funannotate), which produces MPYPQGKAGASKKQAKNPLIEKRTRNFGIGQDIQPKRNLSRFVKWPEYVRMQRQKKILNMRLKVPPALAQFQNTLDRNTAAQTFKFMAKYRPETKTEKKERLHQEATAVSEGKKKEDVSKKPYNVKYGLNHVVGLVENKKASFVLIAHDVDPIELVVFLPALCRKMGVPYAIVKGKARLGTVVHKKTSAVLALTEVRSEDKAEFAKLLSAVKEGYTDKYEEARRHWGGGIMGPKANARTEKKRKAAEAAIKV